In Bdellovibrionales bacterium, the following proteins share a genomic window:
- a CDS encoding M20/M25/M40 family metallo-hydrolase: MSRWRLVLSFVVALIGQTSFGMATKIEKFQESDFVGPIRQLTFAGARSGEAYFRRDGKHIVFQSERDADNPFYQIYLMNLSDGSTRRISPGLGKTTCAWIHPKQDKVIFASTHLDPRALQKQKEELEIRASGKKRPYSWDYDENYDLFASDFDGKNTKRLTSTKGYDAEASFSPDGGWVVFASNRSGYLEKLSEEDSKKFASDPSYEMDLYLMRSDGTDLKRLTTTKGYDGGPFFNADGSKITWRRFSPDGRSSEIFTMNFDGSNVQQLTQFGQVSWAPFYHPSGDYLIFSANLRGGHNFELFLVRADGEGSVVQVSDHEGFDGLAVFSPDGRELAWTSGRGFQGKPQIVRAQWNDQAARRALGLSKEGTSLPYIQSQAGIDRLGFETHVRHLSSQKLAGRLTGSEGERLAAEYIERVFESLGLKPLRDSKTFRHPFEFTQKVEMGKESGLKLRFANQERVLEVEKDWIPLAFSATGEISPAEGVFAGYGLRVPPLGDFAGYDSYRDLDVKGKWVVVFRYFPDRADAIQKQQISRYSTLRDKAMLARDLGAKGLVLVSGPNSKVKRQLVDFSSEEISGSMSFPVISVSVEVASQLLSHSQRDLKLYQEELDTGKSVSSIEMGKIDWDGKIVLSKVKAEGFNVLARLPGLSREAVVVGAHYDHLGRGHRMNSLAKTEEQGLIHFGADDNASGVAGVLEIADQLANQYSKGKKPPRDVIFALWSGEELGTLGSSQFVSEFVSNKKIKLQSYVNMDMIGRFNGQLIIQGIGSSPAWESIIERAVPPSSLAVVLQADPYLPTDSTAFYLAKIPVVNFFTGAHEDYHTPRDQADKISYDQSIEIVGIVNRVIVGLITRKNSLAYSEVTAKPATSSRKLRIYLGTIPNYADDAGKGLLLSGVQKGGPGEKAGLQPGDRVVEMAGHRVENIYDYTNALDRLEIGKESPILIKRKDRVVNLKIVPESRD; this comes from the coding sequence ATGAGTCGCTGGAGGCTGGTACTGTCCTTTGTTGTGGCATTGATTGGTCAAACTTCTTTTGGAATGGCGACAAAAATTGAAAAGTTCCAAGAGTCAGATTTTGTTGGACCCATACGCCAACTGACCTTTGCCGGGGCTCGAAGCGGAGAAGCCTACTTTCGAAGAGATGGAAAGCACATCGTCTTCCAAAGTGAAAGAGATGCTGACAATCCATTTTACCAAATTTATTTAATGAATTTAAGCGATGGATCTACTCGCCGGATCTCGCCAGGCCTTGGCAAAACGACCTGTGCCTGGATTCATCCAAAACAGGACAAAGTTATTTTTGCTTCCACTCACTTGGATCCGCGGGCTCTTCAAAAGCAGAAAGAAGAGCTAGAAATCCGAGCTTCGGGAAAGAAACGTCCCTATTCTTGGGATTATGATGAAAACTACGATTTATTTGCTTCTGATTTTGACGGTAAGAACACGAAGCGCCTGACAAGTACAAAAGGGTATGATGCGGAGGCTTCCTTTTCTCCGGATGGAGGCTGGGTCGTCTTCGCCTCGAATAGGTCAGGATATCTCGAAAAACTTTCTGAAGAGGATTCTAAAAAATTTGCGTCCGATCCTTCCTATGAGATGGACCTCTATTTGATGCGCTCTGACGGGACAGATTTGAAGCGGCTCACAACGACGAAAGGTTATGACGGCGGACCATTTTTTAATGCGGATGGATCGAAAATTACTTGGCGCAGATTTTCGCCCGATGGTCGAAGCAGTGAGATATTCACAATGAACTTCGATGGTTCCAATGTTCAACAGTTGACTCAGTTTGGTCAGGTATCTTGGGCTCCTTTTTATCATCCCTCAGGTGATTATCTGATCTTTTCTGCCAATTTAAGGGGTGGCCACAATTTCGAACTATTTTTGGTCAGAGCAGATGGTGAAGGTTCCGTAGTGCAAGTGAGTGATCATGAGGGATTTGATGGATTGGCCGTTTTTAGCCCCGATGGACGAGAGCTCGCCTGGACTTCTGGACGCGGCTTTCAGGGGAAGCCACAAATTGTTCGAGCCCAGTGGAATGATCAGGCCGCCCGCAGGGCCTTAGGATTGTCCAAGGAGGGTACGAGCCTTCCTTACATTCAATCTCAGGCAGGCATTGATCGACTGGGTTTCGAAACCCACGTCCGGCATTTGAGTTCTCAGAAGCTGGCCGGTCGCTTGACTGGATCTGAAGGAGAAAGATTGGCCGCTGAATACATTGAGCGAGTGTTTGAGTCTTTGGGTCTAAAACCTTTGAGGGATTCGAAAACCTTTCGGCATCCGTTTGAATTTACTCAAAAAGTCGAGATGGGAAAGGAGAGTGGGCTCAAGTTGCGGTTTGCAAATCAGGAGCGTGTTTTAGAGGTAGAAAAGGATTGGATCCCATTGGCCTTTTCTGCAACAGGTGAAATTTCGCCCGCCGAAGGTGTATTTGCGGGGTACGGATTGAGAGTTCCGCCTCTTGGTGATTTTGCAGGTTATGATTCCTATCGTGATTTAGATGTGAAAGGCAAATGGGTTGTGGTTTTTCGATATTTCCCCGATCGAGCTGATGCAATTCAAAAACAACAGATTTCGCGTTACTCCACTTTGCGGGACAAGGCAATGCTCGCTCGTGATCTTGGTGCCAAAGGATTGGTTTTGGTGAGTGGCCCCAATTCAAAGGTAAAGAGGCAATTGGTCGATTTTAGTTCAGAAGAAATTTCGGGTTCAATGAGTTTTCCTGTTATTTCGGTTTCGGTTGAAGTTGCTTCTCAATTGTTGAGCCACAGTCAGCGCGATTTGAAGCTTTATCAGGAGGAACTGGACACCGGAAAATCAGTTTCTTCAATTGAAATGGGAAAAATAGATTGGGATGGAAAAATTGTTTTGAGCAAAGTTAAGGCAGAGGGTTTTAATGTTTTGGCTCGCCTTCCTGGTCTTTCCCGAGAGGCCGTGGTTGTTGGGGCTCACTACGATCATTTGGGTCGAGGTCATCGCATGAACTCTTTGGCAAAAACTGAGGAGCAAGGCTTGATCCATTTTGGGGCAGACGACAATGCCTCCGGCGTTGCAGGTGTTTTGGAGATTGCTGATCAATTGGCGAATCAGTATTCTAAAGGCAAGAAACCTCCGAGAGACGTTATTTTTGCTCTTTGGTCTGGAGAGGAATTGGGCACTTTGGGGTCAAGTCAGTTTGTTTCGGAGTTTGTGAGCAACAAGAAAATTAAACTCCAGTCTTACGTGAACATGGATATGATCGGTCGGTTTAATGGCCAATTAATTATTCAAGGGATTGGTTCGAGCCCAGCCTGGGAAAGCATCATCGAGAGGGCTGTGCCGCCGTCTTCACTCGCTGTAGTCCTGCAGGCGGATCCGTATTTGCCAACAGATTCAACTGCCTTTTATTTGGCAAAAATTCCAGTGGTTAATTTTTTTACCGGAGCTCATGAAGACTATCACACACCACGGGATCAGGCTGACAAAATTAGTTATGATCAATCGATAGAAATCGTCGGAATTGTCAATAGAGTCATAGTGGGATTAATAACGAGGAAGAATTCATTGGCCTATTCAGAGGTCACAGCTAAACCGGCCACGAGTTCTCGCAAATTGAGAATATATCTTGGCACAATCCCAAACTACGCTGACGATGCCGGAAAAGGGTTATTGTTGAGTGGGGTGCAAAAAGGGGGGCCAGGAGAGAAGGCGGGGCTTCAGCCGGGCGATAGAGTGGTAGAAATGGCAGGACATCGAGTTGAAAATATCTACGATTATACAAATGCCTTGGATCGTTTGGAAATCGGCAAAGAATCCCCCATCTTGATAAAGCGCAAGGATCGGGTTGTGAATCTTAAAATCGTTCCGGAAAGCCGCGACTAG